Genomic DNA from Quadrisphaera setariae:
CGCCGAGCACGGCGGCGACGGCGCGGGTGGAGCGCTTCACGGGGTTCTCCTCGGGGCTTCGGGTGCGGGGCGGGACGGGGTGGGGGTCGGGGGCGCAGCGGTCAGGAGGCGGGGCGGAGCACCGCGCCGGCGGGCGGGGCGGCGTCGCCGTCGAGCAGCGGGGCCAGCGCGTCGCCCACCTCGTTCCGCCACGGGTCGGCGACCCAGGCGGCGTAGGCGGCCTCGTCGTCCCACTGGGCGATGACGACGTGGGTGGCGCTCCCGGAGGCCAGCGAGCCCTCGACGGTGCGCAGCAGCACGGCGCCGCGGCAGCCGGGGAAGGCGCGGGAGCGGTCCAGCACGCCGCGCTCGGCGTAGAGGTCGTCGACGGCCTGCTCGCTGCCCGGGCGGGCGCTGAGCTGCAGCACGCTGGTGATCACCGGAGTCCTCCTGCTGGGGTGCGGTCGCGGGACCGAGCTGTCATGAGCTGTCACGAGCCGTCGGGAACAGTCGCGGACCGTCGCGGACCGGGGGGGCGGTCGTGGGTGGGCGAATGCTGGCCGAGGCGCACCGGTGACGGGTGTGCCCGCAGCACACCCGCGGCACCGGCTGCTGTGACGGCCGCCGGACCTGAGCGGGGTGGTTGACAGCCCTCGGCGACGCGTGCCAGCGTCCGGACCCTCGTCCGACCCCAGGCTGACGCCGGCCGTCGGTCCCGGACGAGCGGCCGGGTCCGTCAGACGCCCGCCCCCGCCAGCGCGCCACGCCGCCTCGGGGCACGG
This window encodes:
- a CDS encoding putative quinol monooxygenase, which gives rise to MITSVLQLSARPGSEQAVDDLYAERGVLDRSRAFPGCRGAVLLRTVEGSLASGSATHVVIAQWDDEAAYAAWVADPWRNEVGDALAPLLDGDAAPPAGAVLRPAS